In Acinetobacter sp. TGL-Y2, a genomic segment contains:
- a CDS encoding ABC transporter ATP-binding protein, whose translation MHSIPDAIKHETQNQDQRVPLLHVEKLKIQSTEQILVEDLSFDLDAGQTLAIVGESGSGKSISSLALLGLLPDTLKVQGQAIFQQQDLLKLSDMQLRQIRGQKIAMIFQEPMTALNPLHRVEKIIGEALLLQGHSKQDVQQRILQLLQDVGIQQAEDKLKRYPHELSGGQRQRVMIAAALALDPDVLIADEPTTALDVTLQAQVLTLLKRLIQKRNMAMILISHDLNLVRRYADHVVVMKQGEVVEQGDVNALFLNPKSAYTQHLLDHDFGVANKITIDQKTLLEVNQVSVKFPIKTGLFNRVREYFTAVAPLDFNLHQGESVGVVGESGSGKTSLALALARLIQSDGKIILLGNDLNCLNESKLRPLRSDFQMVFQDPFSSLNPRMNVAQIIGEGLGLRKISQQEMKQRIDEALIKVELPVVFAARYPHELSGGQRQRVALARALILRPKLMILDEPTSALDRSTQRAIVQLLRQLQRDEEISYLFISHDLQVVRALCQKVLVLRNAELIEFQDTENLFNAPQHDYTKALIEASQY comes from the coding sequence ATGCATTCGATCCCAGACGCCATTAAGCATGAAACTCAGAATCAGGATCAGCGAGTGCCATTACTGCATGTTGAGAAGCTCAAAATTCAGTCAACTGAACAGATTTTGGTTGAGGATTTAAGCTTTGACTTAGATGCCGGTCAAACTTTGGCCATTGTCGGTGAAAGCGGTTCAGGAAAATCAATCAGTAGTTTGGCACTCTTGGGTTTATTACCTGACACTTTAAAGGTGCAAGGTCAAGCCATCTTTCAACAGCAAGATTTGCTTAAGTTGAGTGACATGCAACTGCGTCAAATCCGTGGTCAGAAAATTGCCATGATTTTTCAAGAACCGATGACCGCATTGAATCCGCTGCATCGCGTTGAAAAAATTATAGGTGAAGCACTTCTTTTGCAAGGCCATTCAAAGCAAGATGTCCAGCAACGCATCCTTCAATTACTCCAAGATGTCGGCATCCAACAAGCTGAGGATAAACTTAAGCGTTACCCACATGAACTTTCTGGGGGACAGCGCCAACGTGTGATGATTGCTGCGGCATTGGCACTTGATCCTGATGTGCTGATTGCGGATGAACCGACCACGGCCTTAGATGTTACCTTACAAGCCCAAGTCTTGACTCTATTAAAACGTTTAATTCAGAAACGAAATATGGCCATGATTTTAATCAGTCATGATTTGAATTTGGTTAGACGCTATGCCGATCATGTTGTGGTCATGAAGCAAGGTGAGGTAGTTGAACAGGGTGATGTGAATGCGCTTTTCCTTAATCCGAAATCTGCGTATACCCAGCATTTACTGGATCATGACTTTGGTGTTGCCAATAAGATCACTATAGACCAAAAAACACTGTTAGAGGTCAATCAAGTCTCGGTCAAGTTTCCGATCAAGACTGGACTGTTTAATCGGGTTCGGGAGTATTTTACTGCGGTCGCACCTTTAGATTTCAATCTTCATCAAGGTGAATCGGTTGGTGTTGTGGGGGAAAGTGGTTCAGGTAAAACCTCCTTGGCGCTTGCATTGGCACGACTCATTCAAAGTGATGGAAAAATTATTTTGCTGGGCAATGATTTAAACTGTTTAAATGAATCAAAACTGCGACCCTTACGCAGTGATTTTCAAATGGTTTTTCAAGATCCATTTAGTAGTCTGAATCCACGCATGAATGTGGCACAAATCATCGGAGAGGGCTTAGGGCTTCGAAAAATTTCACAGCAAGAGATGAAACAGCGTATAGATGAAGCGCTGATCAAAGTGGAGTTGCCTGTTGTATTTGCAGCGCGTTATCCACATGAGCTTTCAGGTGGGCAACGTCAACGTGTGGCACTGGCGCGCGCGTTAATTTTACGACCGAAACTCATGATTTTGGATGAACCGACGTCAGCATTAGACCGAAGTACTCAACGCGCGATTGTACAACTGCTGCGTCAATTACAGCGCGATGAGGAGATAAGTTATTTATTCATCAGTCATGATTTGCAAGTGGTTAGAGCGTTATGCCAAAAAGTTTTGGTGCTCAGAAATGCGGAGTTAATCGAATTTCAAGACACAGAAAATTTATTTAACGCCCCACAGCACGATTATACCAAAGCCTTGATTGAAGCCAGTCAATACTGA
- a CDS encoding NADH:flavin oxidoreductase/NADH oxidase family protein, translating into MSQIAQQIQIRNTVFKNRIIKGAMSEALANTAGEPNHLHLGLYEAWAKGGLGCAITGNVMVDYRAKNEPGVVVLETERDLAELKQWAEIGKKYGMVQLIQLSHPGRQCPKGLNRETVAPSAVAFSPMLATTFATPRELHEDEILDIIQRFATSAAICEKAGFEGVQLHGAHGYLISEFLSPLTNKRQDQWGGSIENRTRFLLEIYKAVRAATSDHFIISVKLNSADFQKGGITEQEVISVFKAIDQAGIDLIEISGGSYEAPAMAGAKSKHIKQSTIAREAYFLDFAENIRKEVNCKLMVTGGFRTVKGMNDALESGACDFIGLARPLAVETDLTDRLIAGYDVRYAVNPIKTGIPFVDKMAIMEIIWYAAQFKAIGEGKAPNPKLSPFKVFLNYAKGNIKAIIQGKVNSRKSA; encoded by the coding sequence ATGAGTCAAATTGCACAGCAGATTCAAATCCGTAATACCGTATTTAAAAATCGTATTATTAAAGGCGCAATGAGTGAAGCTCTGGCCAATACAGCAGGTGAACCCAATCACCTACATTTGGGTTTATATGAGGCTTGGGCCAAAGGTGGACTAGGCTGTGCAATTACCGGCAACGTGATGGTGGACTATCGTGCCAAGAATGAACCGGGCGTGGTGGTGCTTGAAACTGAACGCGATTTAGCGGAGTTAAAGCAATGGGCGGAGATTGGAAAGAAATACGGTATGGTGCAATTAATTCAATTGTCTCATCCGGGTCGTCAGTGTCCCAAAGGTTTAAACCGAGAAACGGTTGCGCCATCAGCTGTAGCGTTTAGTCCGATGCTTGCCACCACATTCGCAACCCCGCGTGAACTGCATGAAGATGAAATTTTAGATATTATCCAGCGCTTTGCCACCTCGGCAGCCATTTGTGAAAAGGCTGGTTTTGAAGGGGTACAACTGCATGGTGCCCATGGTTACCTCATTAGCGAATTTTTATCGCCACTGACCAATAAACGTCAAGACCAATGGGGCGGATCGATTGAAAATCGCACGCGCTTCTTACTTGAAATTTATAAAGCAGTACGCGCAGCAACATCCGATCATTTTATTATTTCAGTCAAACTCAACTCGGCTGATTTCCAAAAGGGTGGTATTACTGAGCAAGAAGTCATTTCTGTTTTCAAAGCCATTGATCAGGCGGGAATTGACCTGATTGAAATTTCGGGTGGTAGTTATGAAGCCCCTGCAATGGCAGGAGCGAAGTCCAAACACATCAAGCAAAGCACGATTGCGCGTGAAGCTTATTTTCTAGATTTTGCAGAAAATATTCGTAAAGAAGTGAACTGTAAACTGATGGTAACAGGTGGTTTTCGTACCGTAAAGGGCATGAACGATGCGCTTGAAAGTGGAGCCTGTGACTTTATCGGACTGGCACGACCCCTCGCGGTTGAAACCGATTTAACCGATCGTTTGATTGCAGGCTACGATGTTCGATATGCGGTCAATCCCATTAAAACCGGTATTCCTTTTGTCGATAAAATGGCGATCATGGAAATTATATGGTATGCGGCGCAGTTCAAAGCCATTGGTGAAGGTAAAGCCCCCAATCCAAAACTTTCACCTTTTAAGGTATTTTTAAACTATGCCAAAGGCAATATTAAAGCGATTATTCAAGGTAAAGTGAATTCGCGTAAAAGTGCTTAA
- a CDS encoding ABC transporter permease, which yields MSPIMQARIRRFKNNKLGFVCFILFMLIFVVALCSELIANEKPLVVKYEQHLYFPVFKAYPETTFGGVFETETDYKDPAVKAMIDDKGWSVWPMIKYSYQTPNFELAEPVPSPPTRQNWLGTDDQGRDVMARVLYGLRVSLLFGLALTLFASVIGIVVGALQGYYGGWIDLIGQRILDVWGGLPMLFMVMILVSMFTPSVYWLFLIMLLFGWTALVGLIRAEFLRARNLDYVRAARALGVKDSTIMFRHILPNAMSSTLSQLPFMLTANITALTALDFLGYGLPPDAASLGELLLQGKNNLTAPWLALSGFFTLALVLSLLIYIGEATRDAFDPRRH from the coding sequence ATGTCTCCGATCATGCAGGCGCGTATTCGACGCTTTAAAAACAATAAATTGGGTTTTGTCTGTTTTATTTTATTCATGCTGATTTTTGTGGTGGCACTGTGCTCAGAGCTGATTGCCAATGAAAAACCATTAGTAGTCAAATATGAGCAACATTTGTATTTCCCCGTCTTTAAAGCCTATCCCGAAACCACTTTTGGTGGGGTGTTTGAAACTGAAACTGATTACAAAGACCCCGCTGTCAAAGCCATGATTGATGACAAAGGCTGGTCAGTATGGCCCATGATTAAATATTCCTACCAAACCCCAAATTTTGAATTGGCCGAACCTGTTCCATCTCCACCCACACGACAAAATTGGCTGGGTACAGATGACCAAGGTCGTGATGTCATGGCTCGGGTTTTATATGGGTTAAGAGTGTCGTTACTGTTTGGATTGGCTTTAACCTTGTTTGCGTCAGTAATTGGCATCGTGGTGGGTGCGCTACAAGGCTATTACGGCGGTTGGATTGACTTAATAGGTCAGCGAATCTTGGATGTGTGGGGCGGTTTACCCATGCTGTTCATGGTGATGATTTTGGTCAGCATGTTTACACCGAGCGTCTATTGGTTATTTTTGATTATGCTGTTGTTTGGTTGGACAGCGCTGGTCGGACTAATTCGCGCTGAGTTTTTAAGGGCCAGAAATCTTGATTATGTGCGCGCAGCACGGGCACTGGGTGTCAAAGACAGTACTATCATGTTTCGGCATATTTTACCCAATGCCATGAGCTCGACCTTATCACAACTGCCTTTTATGTTGACTGCGAATATTACCGCACTGACGGCACTGGATTTTCTAGGTTATGGCTTGCCTCCTGACGCTGCATCTTTGGGCGAGTTGTTGCTGCAAGGTAAAAATAATTTAACTGCACCGTGGTTGGCGTTATCAGGCTTTTTTACTTTGGCACTGGTCTTATCATTACTCATTTATATTGGGGAGGCGACACGCGATGCATTCGATCCCAGACGCCATTAA
- a CDS encoding YiiX family permuted papain-like enzyme yields the protein MKIINRLLPLILSYLFSSHLLAKDFQTGDIIFHTSKSAQSIVIQKATHSAYSHMGMIVQKNHQFYVLEAIQPVQYTPLKQWIGRGLNQAYVVKRYHKRLSVQQQQRLVQSAEKHLTKPYDLYFGWGNDAIYCSEIVWKAYYEALNIQLAPLQKLQHFDLSAPQVKKLMKQRYGNQVPLNETVIAPEAIFRSKLLKVVH from the coding sequence ATGAAGATTATAAATCGATTACTTCCTCTGATTTTGAGTTACTTGTTTTCGTCACATTTGCTTGCCAAAGATTTTCAAACAGGCGACATCATTTTTCATACCTCTAAATCTGCGCAAAGTATCGTGATTCAAAAAGCGACGCACTCTGCCTATAGTCACATGGGCATGATCGTACAGAAGAATCATCAGTTTTATGTGTTAGAGGCCATTCAACCTGTTCAATACACACCGTTAAAGCAGTGGATTGGGCGCGGGCTTAACCAGGCTTATGTGGTTAAGCGTTATCACAAGCGCTTATCAGTACAACAACAGCAGCGCTTGGTTCAGTCGGCAGAAAAGCATTTAACCAAGCCTTATGATCTTTATTTTGGTTGGGGCAATGATGCGATTTATTGTTCTGAGATTGTCTGGAAAGCCTATTACGAGGCACTCAATATTCAACTGGCACCGCTGCAAAAACTTCAACACTTTGATTTGTCCGCGCCACAAGTAAAAAAATTAATGAAACAGCGTTATGGCAATCAAGTGCCGTTAAATGAAACGGTCATTGCCCCTGAAGCCATCTTTAGATCGA
- a CDS encoding microcin C ABC transporter permease YejB produces MGLYILKRLLLIIPTLFLILLINFVVIQLAPGGPVEQAIQQAESFQGVGAATGSGEIASASAQAGKYQGARGLSEEMVAKIEAQYGFDQPAHVRFWIMLKGYLSFDFGTSFFKDKPVTQLLWEKMPVTISLGLWSTLLIYWVSIPLGIKKAKQHGMFFDKSTSLLLAIGYAVPSFVFAILLIVFFAGGSYFQWFPLQGLFSENFASLNFVDKIKDYFWHMALPLLAIVLGGFASLTYLTKYSFMEEMNKQYVLAARAKGLSENRVLYGHVFRNAMLIVIAGLPEALVGIFFVGNLFIEIIFNLDGLGLLGFDAIQQRDYPVIFGTLFIFTLLGLVLRLISDVLYQIIDPRINFDARGAK; encoded by the coding sequence ATGGGCCTATACATTCTCAAGCGCTTACTGCTGATTATTCCCACCTTATTTCTGATTTTGTTGATCAATTTCGTGGTGATTCAATTGGCGCCAGGCGGCCCTGTTGAGCAAGCCATTCAGCAAGCTGAATCTTTTCAAGGTGTGGGTGCTGCTACAGGGAGCGGGGAAATAGCCTCTGCTTCTGCCCAAGCCGGCAAGTACCAAGGCGCACGCGGTTTAAGTGAAGAGATGGTCGCAAAAATTGAAGCCCAATATGGTTTTGACCAACCCGCGCATGTGCGCTTTTGGATCATGCTCAAGGGATATTTGAGTTTTGATTTTGGCACGAGCTTTTTTAAAGACAAACCTGTGACCCAGCTGCTTTGGGAAAAAATGCCCGTGACGATTTCACTGGGACTTTGGAGCACCTTGTTGATTTATTGGGTCTCGATTCCGCTGGGGATTAAAAAAGCCAAACAGCACGGCATGTTCTTCGATAAATCGACTTCACTGCTCTTGGCCATAGGCTATGCGGTACCCTCATTTGTCTTTGCAATTTTATTGATCGTGTTCTTTGCAGGTGGTTCTTATTTTCAATGGTTTCCGCTACAAGGATTGTTCTCTGAAAACTTCGCCAGTTTAAACTTTGTTGACAAAATCAAAGACTACTTTTGGCATATGGCATTGCCCTTGCTTGCGATTGTGCTGGGTGGTTTTGCCAGTCTGACCTATTTGACCAAATATTCCTTTATGGAAGAGATGAATAAACAGTACGTGCTTGCTGCACGTGCCAAAGGGCTCAGTGAAAATCGGGTACTGTATGGGCATGTGTTTCGAAATGCCATGCTGATTGTGATTGCGGGTTTGCCCGAAGCATTAGTGGGTATTTTCTTTGTGGGAAATCTATTTATTGAAATTATTTTCAATTTGGATGGCTTAGGTTTATTGGGTTTTGACGCGATTCAGCAACGGGATTATCCAGTGATTTTTGGAACCTTATTTATTTTTACCTTGTTGGGTCTGGTTTTACGTTTGATTAGCGATGTACTTTATCAAATCATAGATCCGCGAATAAACTTCGATGCGCGAGGAGCAAAATAA